CAAATGTTCACGCGCTGGTTCACCAGTTCGTAACCCTGGTCAATCACCACGAGAGTCTGGCGGCCAGACTTGACACTTGCATTTTCGATCGGGCTCTTGCCGAGAGGTTCGCCACCGAGGAACACGTCGCTGTTAGGCGGGTTGGTGATGATAGTGATGGTGGCTGCCTTACCGCGAGGAGGTGGGTCGTCGTCAGCGACGGCGACGGTAAAGAGGAATGCGACCAAAAGCGCAAAAACGTAAAGCTTTTTCATGGATTTCTCCTGTTTGTTTGTTCTAAAAATATAAAGTTTTTATGGAATTTAAATTTTTTTTATGAAAAAGTTTGGATACCTTATTTATTAATCTGGATTAAAAACTACTTTTCAGTACATATGAAAGCCCTTTACCAGAAAATTCGCACTTTAAACGGCAAAAATTACGGTCTGTACAAGTCTCTGGCAGATAAACCCTGGGATTTTGGCGACTTTGCGCTGGAATTCCTGCATGTGCAGGGCGACCCGTATGCACCGGCCTCTAGAGTCATGATCAGGGCGAATCTTTCGATGCTCGGTTACGCGGGCGAATGGGGCGGCTCTTTTGAACGTCGCTTGGCGTTGAGCGATTTCTTGCACCGCAAGCTTTCGCGACTGGTTAAAGAAAAGTATCCCGATAAGGACGGCGCAATCGTATTCGATACGGCTGGACCCGAGATGCTGGTGCGAAATTCACTGTGGATCGATAACGGCGAACTCCGGGCGTGTCTGCAGGTAAGGCTCCCGGGCGAGGGCCGCAAGATTCAGGCCGAAGCCGCTGCCGAAATTTTGACGATGGTTTTGCCGGACTTGGTGTCGGCGGGGCTTTATTACAGCAAGTCCGATGAATCGGTTTTGCAAGATTATTACCGCGTGCTCGCTGAACGCAAGGCGATTCTTGCCGAACTTGAAACCCGTGGGTTGTGTGCTTTTGTGCCCGACGGTGCCATGCTTCCGCGAGCATCGGGCTTGAGCGAATTGCCACTCGAAGGCGCGGTGCCGTTTACCGCTCCCGAACAAATGGCGGTGACTTTGAACGTGTGCGGTCGCGAAATTCGCGGCATGGGAATCCCGAAGGGAATCACCGTGATAACAGGTGGTGCCTTCCATGGAAAGTCGACGTTGTTGCAGGCCTTGACCCGCGCGGTCTACCCGCATATTCCGGGCGACGGCCGCGAAGGAATCGTGATTGATGAATCTGCACTCCGTGTGGGCGTCGAAGACGGCCGCAGCGTGCGCGGTACAGACTTGTCGATGTTCGTACGTGACTTGCCGGGCGGCGTTTCCACTAAGAATTTCAATACGCTTTCGGCGTCGGGCTCAACAAGCGAAGCCGCGAACTTGCTCGAGGCTATGGAAGCGGGGGCTGGCACTTTCTTGATCGACGAAGATTCCTCGGCGGTGAACTTCTTGATTCGCGACATTCGCGTGCGCAAGCTCTTGGGCGATGACCGCGAACCGCTGATTCCCTTGACTGACCGCATTCGTG
The sequence above is drawn from the Fibrobacter sp. UWB15 genome and encodes:
- a CDS encoding ABC-ATPase domain-containing protein; amino-acid sequence: MKALYQKIRTLNGKNYGLYKSLADKPWDFGDFALEFLHVQGDPYAPASRVMIRANLSMLGYAGEWGGSFERRLALSDFLHRKLSRLVKEKYPDKDGAIVFDTAGPEMLVRNSLWIDNGELRACLQVRLPGEGRKIQAEAAAEILTMVLPDLVSAGLYYSKSDESVLQDYYRVLAERKAILAELETRGLCAFVPDGAMLPRASGLSELPLEGAVPFTAPEQMAVTLNVCGREIRGMGIPKGITVITGGAFHGKSTLLQALTRAVYPHIPGDGREGIVIDESALRVGVEDGRSVRGTDLSMFVRDLPGGVSTKNFNTLSASGSTSEAANLLEAMEAGAGTFLIDEDSSAVNFLIRDIRVRKLLGDDREPLIPLTDRIREISAQGYSFILVAGACGDYLDLADNIVIMANYKAECAKSSQSPESQQSTVAVSSARPFVGYIQPLQKSVRPTSAVERQVKVKLSGDTLLQIGFLVSDTSRLNTLVDKQQRLGAGFVLLNLLQNAASNSESSDASADSVAATIRKLYEKIQNVGFRNLPQGMSREMSLPRVVDIACVAFRLREGSR